The nucleotide sequence TCATATCCTTCATAATGACCACAAATCATGATCATCCTAGGCTCTCCAGCTAACTCCAAAGCCTTTTCTTGCGTAAACGGAACTCCCTGTGGGGTTAGCAATATTACTCGCGGTTTAGTGGTAGCATCAATAGTAAGCGACTCAACTGCGCGAAAGATGGGATCAGGTTTTAGCACCATACCGGCACCACCACCAAACGGATAGTCATCAACAGTATGGTGGCGATCTTGCGAGAATTCACGAAAATTAGTTATATCAATTGTAACAAATCCTTGATCTTGAGCCCTCTTCATCATGCTTGAGCCTATTACCCCATAAAACATGTCCGGGAATAACGTCAAAACGTCAACTTTCACTATTGTTCCACTCCGACTTAATCCAGTAATCCTGGTAGGATGTGAACATCCATCCGTTTGTTTTTCGTATCTACTTGTAAAATGCAATCAGGAATAGCAGGAAGTAGTATATCTTTACCTTCCTGTGTCCTCACAACATATACATCATTTGCTCCAGGAGTTAGCACTTCGCGCACTATCCCCAAAAGAATGCCGTTCTCATAAACTTGACAATCGACTAACTCATGGATAAAGTAATGCCCACTTGGTAAAGAAACTAACTCTGACTCAACAACTTTTAATTCACATCCACGTAGTTTAGCTACTTCATCCATTCCTTCATATTCATGAAAACTCACTACGTAGACGCGTCCCTGCGGTCTTCCGGTCTTAACTGTAACCGGAATCACATCACCCGATGGTTTAACTAGTAAAAGTTTTGAGCCTTTAGTAAATCTGACTTCTGGAAAGTCAGTGCGGGAGAATACGCGCGCTTCTCCCTTTAGTCCATGAGTACCAACAATAACCCCAACAGTATACAACGTTTCCCCACTCAGACTAGTTCACCTTCCTATAACGAGTACTACTATTCAATTTTCATGCCATTACGACGAATCTCTACTACAACACCATCTTTTAAAACGATCTCGCTACCTAATAAAATTTGATCCCACGAATCCCCAACACGGATATCCGCACTTGTCTCCAGCGTCCCATTCGGAACTTCCGCATTCAAATCCATTTGCTGAATCTGCGTAAGTTGCTGAATCAATTGTTCACGTCTAGTAATACGTTGATTTCGTTCATTTTCTAGATGTTGTTCTGTCGCTTGGACAGCTCCATCACCCTGTTTTTCAGCATCCCTCAACATTTGTTTTCCACGAAATTCAAGTTCTTCGAGTTCAGCAATCGTTGTATTAATGTGACGGCGCAATTCCGCTAACCAACTTTGTTTTGTTTCTTCAGTCAAAATCACTTTCACAGCAACAGGTTGTCTAATAGTTAACAAACTCATACACTCCTTAGTTCAAATAAAATGGGACTACTCCCGCGTGAAATCAAGTATCTACCTTCCATATCTGATAACAAGGTCACACATACCATAACCTAAAATAGGGACACGGCGTTTCCGCCAGCGCCCCTACACAATCTCAATACTAACGCGTCTTCCATCCGAGATTGCCGCTGTAGATAGCAATGTTCGAAACGCTTTTATCAAGCGTCCCCCCTTGCCTACAATCTTGCCAACATCAGATGGAGAAACGGATATTTCATATACAGTCACTTGTTCTCTTTGCACCTCTCGCACGGAGACAGCCTCAGGCTGTTCAACTAATCCACGTGCGATAAGTTCAACTAGTTCTTTCACCTGAATCGCCCCCACTAAAAGACGCGAGATTAAATGTGACGGAGTTCTTATTTACCTTGACGCATTTCATGAACTTTCTTCATGATACCAATCTGACTCAATAAATTACGAGCTGAATCAGAAGGTTGCGCTCCAGTTTGTAGCCAATAGATCGCACGATCTTCTTTTATTTTAATTTGCGCTGGATCTGTTAGTGGATTATAAGTTCCGATTTCTTCCACAAAACGACCGTCGCGAGGT is from Sulfoacidibacillus ferrooxidans and encodes:
- the rimM gene encoding ribosome maturation factor RimM (Essential for efficient processing of 16S rRNA), whose amino-acid sequence is MYTVGVIVGTHGLKGEARVFSRTDFPEVRFTKGSKLLLVKPSGDVIPVTVKTGRPQGRVYVVSFHEYEGMDEVAKLRGCELKVVESELVSLPSGHYFIHELVDCQVYENGILLGIVREVLTPGANDVYVVRTQEGKDILLPAIPDCILQVDTKNKRMDVHILPGLLD
- a CDS encoding YlqD family protein; the encoded protein is MLTIRQPVAVKVILTEETKQSWLAELRRHINTTIAELEELEFRGKQMLRDAEKQGDGAVQATEQHLENERNQRITRREQLIQQLTQIQQMDLNAEVPNGTLETSADIRVGDSWDQILLGSEIVLKDGVVVEIRRNGMKIE
- a CDS encoding KH domain-containing protein codes for the protein MKELVELIARGLVEQPEAVSVREVQREQVTVYEISVSPSDVGKIVGKGGRLIKAFRTLLSTAAISDGRRVSIEIV
- the rpsP gene encoding 30S ribosomal protein S16 → MAVKIRLKRMGAKKSPFYRVVVADARSPRDGRFVEEIGTYNPLTDPAQIKIKEDRAIYWLQTGAQPSDSARNLLSQIGIMKKVHEMRQGK